Proteins encoded together in one Juglans regia cultivar Chandler chromosome 9, Walnut 2.0, whole genome shotgun sequence window:
- the LOC109004850 gene encoding ubiquitin domain-containing protein 1-like isoform X2, translated as MGCVGSSQTKADGTVKKIRKPKPWKHPQPITKTQLMQLRDEFWDTAPHYGGRKEIWDALRAAAEADLTLSQAIVESAGVIVQSADLTICYDERGAKYELPKYVLSEPTNLIQDG; from the exons ATGGGATGTGTTGGATCTTCGCAGACCAAAGCCGACG GGACTGTGAAAAAGATCCGGAAGCCAAAACCTTGGAAGCATCCACAGCCAATAACAAAGACTCAGCTCATGCAGTTGAGAGATGAGTTTTGGGACACCGCTCCTCACTATGGTGGCCGGAAAG AGATTTGGGATGCACTTCGAGCTGCTGCTGAAGCTGACTTAACCCTTTCGCAAGCAATCGTGGAAAGTGCAGGGGTCATAGTTCAAAGTGCCGATTTGACAATTTGCTATGATGAAAGAG gtgcaaaatatgaactacCCAAATATGTGTTGAGTGAGCCGACCAACTTGATCCAAGACGGTTAA
- the LOC109004847 gene encoding nucleolar and coiled-body phosphoprotein 1 — protein MSALKRFGITKSVPKLYFLRSDRRERSMAQHETLGILEEIESLVSDQLQVVSYKWLSRNYLVSSNSAKRLLQEFVEKHKSGLEVVYTLSGWLKKDLSNYHIRLVSGPKLAEAKQDFDGNCSIQVYSVQACIPKDPAALWNAEFVQAEELFKQHFSTDNCLRDNRFCGIFNSFVKRNVDEIPVSNANQLPKTAGGLGQCKSGIVYKNTMAPRSEQNKVQQSSQKVGLQSPGVVKDVKSESKGTGVHGQDTKLSTDKEKVPPLPAGKKNVQNGKNPSGAGGSLANFWGRASAKSKPCGLADDNTVIPVIPNPTVTSAEAQICADEAVEVVSSDDDGQDVNFKRASNAEGIRKRRVVFNFSDEDEENEDAVNLASPDIPKVRSSLDQKQSTKILASEKSNLNFDKEIEDKPMVKEGIATNKESNQPVRENSLVTSKATEAGTSSKERVQSGIPESDINRKNTPTLAVPNSPKRRKVLKTQIDERGREVTKVIWEGEETEAKKSDSSTTKKLDSSTSDNTISRLPATKKSPAMGNAAPSIPAGKAGNKKAGNLKDPKQGNILSFFKRV, from the exons ATGAGTGCCCTTAAAAGATTTGGCATCACAAAATCAGTacccaaattatattttctccGATCGGACAGGAGAGAAAGAAGTATGGCACAACACGAAACCCTAGGAATACTGGAAGAGATCGAATCCCTCGTCTCCGATCAACTTCAAGTG GTTTCCTACAAGTGGCTGAGCCGCAATTATTTAGTGTCATCAAATTCTGCAAAGAG GTTGCTTCAGGAGTTTGTTGAAAAACATAAAAGTGGGTTGGAAGTAGTGTATACTTTGTCTGGCTGGTTGAAGAAAGATCTTTCAAATTACCATATAAGGCTTGTTTCTGGCCCTAAACTTGCAG AAGCCAAACAAGATTTTGATGGAAATTGCTCAATTCAGGTTTATAGTGTGCAAGCTTGCATTCCAAAAGATCCAGCTGCACTTTGGAATGCTGAGTTTGTACAAGCTGAAGAGCTTTTTAAGCAGCACTTCTCGACTGACAATTGCTTGAGAGATAACAG GTTCTGTGGGATCTTTAATTCATTTGTCAAGCGGAATGTGGACGAGATTCCTGTTAGCAATGCAAATCAACTGCCCAAAACTGCTGGAGGCCTAGGGCAATGCAAAAGTGGTATTGTGTATAAAAACACCATGGCTCCACGATCTGAGCAAAATAAAGTACAGCAATCTAGCCAAAAAGTTGGTCTGCAGTCTCCCGGTGTGGTAAAAGATGTCAAAAGTGAAAGCAAGGGCACAGGAGTTCATGGTCAGGATACCAAGCTTTCTACAGATAAAGAGAAAGTCCCTCCCTTGCCTGCTGGAAAAAAGAATGTCCAGAATGGGAAAAACCCTTCTGGTGCTGGAGGTTCATTGGCAAATTTTTGGGGTCGGGCATCTGCAAAGTCAAAGCCTTGTGGCCTTGCAGATGATAATACTGTTATTCCAGTTATTCCAAATCCAACCG TCACTAGTGCTGAGGCTCAAATATGTGCTGATGAAGCTGTAGAGGTTGTCAGCAGTGATGATGATGGCCAAGATGTCAATTTTAAGAGAGCCTCCAATGCCGAAGGAATTAGAAAAAGGAGGGTTGTATTTAATTTctcagatgaagatgaagaaaatgaagatgcaGTCAATTTAGCATCACCAGATATTCCAAAAGTTCGATCATCTCTAGATCAGAAACAAAGTACCAAAATTTTGGCTTCGGAAAAATCCAATTTGAACTTTGACAAGGAAATAGAAGATAAACCAATGGTCAAGGAAGGGATAGCTACCAACAAGGAATCTAACCAACCAGTGAGAGAGAATTCTCTAGTTACCAGCAAGGCCACAGAAGCTGGGACTTCCTCTAAAGAGAGAGTACAAAGTGGTATTCCAGAAAGTGACATAAACAGGAAGAATACACCAACACTTGCTGTTCCAAATTCCCCTAAAAGGAGAAAAGTGTTGAAGACACAGATTGATGAGCGAGGAAGAGAAG TAACTAAAGTAATCTGGGAGGGTGAAGAGACAGAAGCAAAGAAATCTGACAGTAGCACAACAAAGAAACTTGACAGCTCTACATCCGACAATACTATTAGCAG GCTTCCTGCAACGAAAAAGTCACCAGCAATGGGAAATGCTGCCCCATCCATTCCAGCAGGCAAAGCAGGAAACAAGAAAGCAGGGAACTTGAAAGATCCTAAGCAAGGAAACATTCTTTCATTCTTCAAGAGGGTGTGA
- the LOC109004850 gene encoding ubiquitin domain-containing protein 1-like isoform X1, translating to MCWIFADQSRRLFQSFWKCWCLHEGGCVIFTKGTVKKIRKPKPWKHPQPITKTQLMQLRDEFWDTAPHYGGRKEIWDALRAAAEADLTLSQAIVESAGVIVQSADLTICYDERGAKYELPKYVLSEPTNLIQDG from the exons ATGTGTTGGATCTTCGCAGACCAAAGCCGACG CTTGTTTCAAAGTTTTTGGAAGTGCTGGTGCCTGCATGAAGGTGGCTGTGTCATTTTTACTAAAG GGACTGTGAAAAAGATCCGGAAGCCAAAACCTTGGAAGCATCCACAGCCAATAACAAAGACTCAGCTCATGCAGTTGAGAGATGAGTTTTGGGACACCGCTCCTCACTATGGTGGCCGGAAAG AGATTTGGGATGCACTTCGAGCTGCTGCTGAAGCTGACTTAACCCTTTCGCAAGCAATCGTGGAAAGTGCAGGGGTCATAGTTCAAAGTGCCGATTTGACAATTTGCTATGATGAAAGAG gtgcaaaatatgaactacCCAAATATGTGTTGAGTGAGCCGACCAACTTGATCCAAGACGGTTAA